Proteins encoded within one genomic window of Camelina sativa cultivar DH55 chromosome 19, Cs, whole genome shotgun sequence:
- the LOC104764039 gene encoding myb-related protein 2-like, whose translation MCYQNQHQGKNILSSSRMHITTERNPFLRGNSPGESGLILSTDAKPRLKWTPDLHERFIEAVNQLGGADKATPKTIMKVMGIPGLTLYHLKSHLQKYRLSKNLNGQANSGLNKIGMMTMMEEKTPDVDEIQSENLSIGPQPNMNSPISEALQMQIEVQRRLHEQLEVQRHLQLRIEAQGKYLQSVLEKAQETLGRQNLGAAGIEAAKVQLSELVSKVSAEYPNSSFLEPKELQNLCPQQIQTTTYPPDCSLESCLTSSEGTQKTLENNRIGLRTYLGDSTSEQKENIEEPLFQRMELTWTEGLRGNNPYLSTMVSETEQRIPYSERSPGRLSIGVGLLQGHKGHHHQQGNNEYTDERFKDKSEDHKFETRNHRKGMDSATELDLNTHVESYSTTTRTKQFDLNGFSWN comes from the exons ATGTGTTACCAAAACCAGCACCAAGGAAAGAAcatcctctcttcttcaagaATGCATATAACCACTGAAAGGAATCCATTCCTCAGAGGGAACAGTCCAGGAGAATCTGGACTCATCCTTTCGACGGATGCAAAGCCACGCCTAAAATGGACTCCGGATCTTCATGAGAGATTCATAGAAGCAGTCAATCAACTTGGTGGAGCAGATa AAGCTACTCCTAAGACAATCATGAAAGTCATGGGTATTCCAGGCCTTACCTTATACCATCTCAAAAGTCATCTTCAG AAATACAGGCTGAGCAAGAATCTCAACGGACAAGCTAATAGTGGCTTGAACAAGATAG GTATGATGACCATGATGGAAGAAAAGACACCTGATGTAGATGAAATTCAGAGTGAGAATTTAAGCATTGGACCACAGCCGAACAT GAACTCGCCAATAAGTGAAGCACTGCAAATGCAAATAGAGGTCCAAAGAAGACTTCATGAGCAACTTGAG GTACAGCGACATTTGCAGCTCAGGATAGAGGCTCAAGGGAAGTACTTGCAATCGGTGTTGGAGAAAGCACAAGAGACTCTAGGAAGACAGAACCTGGGTGCAGCTGGAATCGAAGCTGCCAAAGTACAACTCTCGGAATTAGTATCTAAAGTATCAGCAGAGTATCCAAACTCAAGTTTCCTAGAACCAAAAGAACTCCAAAACCTATGCCCACAACAGATTCAAACAACCACCTATCCACCTGATTGCTCTCTTGAAAGTTGCCTGACCTCAAGCGAGGGAACGCAGAAAACGCTAGAGAACAACAGAATAGGACTAAGAACATATCTTGGTGATTCAACATCCGAGCAGAAAGAGAATATTGAAGAACCATTGTTCCAACGCATGGAACTCACATGGACAGAAGGTCTAAGAGGGAATAATCCATATCTTTCAACAATGGTTAgtgaaacagaacaaagaatTCCATATTCAGAGAGAAGTCCAGGTAGATTATCAATAGGAGTAGGATTATTGCAGGGACACaaaggtcatcatcatcaacaaggcAACAATGAGTATACAGACGAAAGATTCAAAGACAAAAGTGAGGATCATAAGTTTGAAACACGAAACCACCGTAAAGGCATGGATTCAGCAACAGAGCTAGATCTCAACACACATGTTGAAAGCTATAGTACAACAACGCGTACGAAACAGTTCGACTTAAATGGTTTCAGCTGGAACTGA